From the Lathyrus oleraceus cultivar Zhongwan6 chromosome 4, CAAS_Psat_ZW6_1.0, whole genome shotgun sequence genome, one window contains:
- the LOC127074654 gene encoding NAC domain-containing protein 37 — MMDSCVPPGFRFHPTDGELVGYYLRKKVASHKIDLDVIKEIDLYRIEPWDLQDMCRIGNEEQHEWYFFSHKDKKYPTGTRTNRATMAGFWKATGRDKSVYERTKLIGMRKTLVFYKGRAPNGQKTDWIMHEYRLETVENAPPQEEGWVVCKAFKKKTNVQTKTNERWEPNNLYDMEQTSGIISMQPQRLSSQTFMYKQDIEEDNLIFMHSQQLLPLPQLESLSLPLAKRQISMSIESENNVNNNDVQIGLLSSINKTEKVTDWRDLDKFVASQLSQEDHRHETSSDMSLLLLQSSSDEEIKLSSFLSTSLDCDIGICVFEN, encoded by the exons ATGATGGATTCTTGCGTCCCACCTGGATTTCGGTTTCATCCGACCGACGGAGAGCTGGTTGGTTATTATCTTAGAAAGAAAGTTGCTTCTCACAAGATTGATCTTGATGTTATCAAAGAAATCGATCTATATCGTATCGAACCATGGGATCTCCaag ATATGTGTAGAATTGGGAATGAGGAGCAGCATGAATGGTATTTTTTTAGTCACAAAGATAAGAAGTATCCGACGGGGACGAGGACGAACCGAGCTACGATGGCGGGGTTCTGGAAAGCAACAGGAAGAGATAAGTCAGTGTATGAACGAACAAAGCTTATTGGAATGAGGAAGACACTTGTTTTCTACAAAGGAAGAGCTCCGAATGGACAGAAAACTGATTGGATCATGCATGAGTATAGGCTTGAAACTGTAGAAAATGCACCTCCACAG GAGGAAGGTTGGGTTGTGTGCAAAGCATTCAAGAAGAAAACCAATGTCCAAACAAAGACTAATGAAAGATGGGAACCAAACAACTTATATGATATGGAACAAACAAGTGGCATCATCTCAATGCAACCTCAGAGACTTTCATCTCAAACTTTCATGTACAAGCAAGATATAGAAGAAGATAACTTAATCTTCATGCATTCACAACAACTGCTACCTCTTCCTCAGTTAGAAAGTCTCTCTTTGCCATTAGCAAAGAGACAAATTTCAATGTCAATAGAATCAGAAAATAATGTTAACAATAATGATGTTCAAATTGGATTATTATCCAGCATCAACAAAACTGAGAAAGTGACTGATTGGAGGGATCTTGACAAGTTTGTAGCTTCTCAGTTGAGTCAAGAAGATCATAGACATGAAACAAGCTCAGACATGTCATTGTTGCTACTTCAAAGTAGTAGTGATGAAGAGATAAAGTTAAGCTCATTTTTAAGTACAAGCTTAGATTGTGACATTGGGATATGTGTATTTGAAAATTAA